One region of Lebetimonas natsushimae genomic DNA includes:
- the dnaA gene encoding chromosomal replication initiator protein DnaA — protein sequence MNIFEKIKNQLKSENPVNYNKFLKNLILDEDNSTSSHLIIKAPNIFIATYIKRKYLPKISVLYEKETGIKPNIEIITGKIKPKITNIEPIQTTTQISVLIPEYTFESFIVGPSNQFAYTAAKSVAENPGKNYNPLFIYGGVGLGKTHLLQAIGNYLKNRLNVLYVTSEQFMNEFIENIRMKTPERFHEKYRNCDVLLIDDVQFFAGKEQTQEEFFHTFNELYNQKKQICLTADRPPKKLYDLVDRLRSRFEAGLIVDIQPPELETKIEIIRKKCELNGIYLPDEIIEYIATKLDSNIREIEGMITKINAMSKILGVNEITLDFAKQALKEHIKDKKENITLEDIIELIAKEFNIKPSEITSKSRNRNIVQARRCAIYLAREFTQESTPKIATYFGLKDHSAVSHAIKSFNKKLKEDSNFRMKIEELKSKIQLKKSE from the coding sequence TTGAATATTTTTGAAAAAATAAAAAATCAGCTAAAAAGTGAAAATCCTGTGAATTATAATAAATTTTTAAAAAATTTGATACTCGATGAAGATAATTCAACATCTTCACATTTAATAATAAAAGCTCCGAATATATTTATAGCCACATACATCAAAAGAAAATATTTACCAAAAATATCTGTATTATATGAAAAAGAAACAGGAATAAAACCGAACATAGAAATAATTACAGGAAAAATAAAACCCAAAATCACCAATATAGAACCAATCCAGACAACAACCCAAATTTCAGTTTTAATCCCAGAATATACATTTGAAAGTTTTATAGTAGGACCGTCAAACCAGTTTGCATATACTGCAGCAAAAAGTGTGGCGGAAAACCCGGGAAAAAATTATAATCCACTGTTTATTTACGGAGGCGTCGGACTTGGAAAAACACACTTACTTCAGGCAATCGGAAATTATCTAAAAAACAGACTTAATGTACTGTATGTGACAAGTGAACAGTTTATGAATGAATTTATTGAAAACATAAGAATGAAAACACCGGAGAGATTTCATGAAAAATACAGAAACTGCGACGTTTTATTAATAGATGACGTGCAGTTTTTCGCGGGAAAAGAGCAGACTCAGGAAGAATTTTTTCATACGTTCAATGAACTCTATAATCAAAAAAAACAGATATGCCTCACAGCCGACAGGCCACCTAAAAAACTTTATGATTTGGTAGACAGACTAAGAAGCCGTTTTGAAGCAGGACTTATCGTGGATATCCAGCCTCCTGAACTTGAAACCAAAATAGAAATTATCAGAAAAAAATGCGAACTAAACGGAATTTATCTGCCAGATGAAATAATAGAATACATTGCAACCAAACTTGATTCAAACATAAGGGAAATTGAAGGTATGATTACCAAAATAAACGCTATGTCAAAAATTTTAGGTGTAAATGAAATAACACTTGATTTTGCAAAACAGGCATTAAAAGAACACATCAAAGACAAAAAAGAAAATATTACCCTTGAAGATATAATAGAGCTTATTGCAAAAGAATTTAATATAAAACCTAGCGAAATAACATCAAAAAGCAGAAACAGAAACATAGTACAGGCCAGACGTTGCGCAATTTATCTTGCAAGAGAATTTACACAAGAATCAACTCCAAAAATTGCAACTTATTTTGGATTAAAAGATCACAGTGCTGTAAGCCATGCCATAAAAAGCTTTAACAAAAAATTAAAAGAAGATTCTAATTTCAGAATGAAAATAGAAGAGCTTAAAAGTAAAATACAACTTAAAAAAAGTGAATAA
- the ruvC gene encoding crossover junction endodeoxyribonuclease RuvC codes for MKILGIDPGTIRCGYAIIETNPKIHLIDAGIIKIKEKMLQYQLAELIEGIDNIYSDDIEEVAIEDIFYAFNPKTVLKLAQFRGALSLRILQIHGNFSEYTPLQVKRAVTGNGKAKKEQVAFMVKKILGIRGEIKPLDITDAIAVAITHAQRIKC; via the coding sequence ATGAAAATTTTGGGAATCGACCCTGGCACTATAAGATGCGGATATGCAATTATTGAGACAAATCCAAAAATTCATTTAATAGATGCCGGTATAATAAAAATCAAAGAAAAGATGCTTCAGTATCAACTGGCAGAGCTTATAGAGGGAATTGATAATATTTACAGCGACGATATTGAAGAAGTGGCGATTGAAGATATATTTTATGCATTTAATCCGAAAACCGTATTAAAATTGGCTCAGTTTCGTGGGGCTTTGAGTCTTAGAATTTTGCAAATTCACGGAAATTTCAGTGAATATACGCCTCTTCAGGTAAAAAGGGCGGTAACGGGAAATGGAAAGGCAAAAAAAGAGCAGGTTGCGTTTATGGTGAAAAAGATTTTGGGAATAAGAGGGGAGATAAAACCTCTGGACATTACAGATGCAATTGCTGTGGCAATTACCCACGCACAGAGGATAAAATGTTAG
- a CDS encoding trimeric intracellular cation channel family protein — MLEIADIIGIIAFSISGFIIGVKNKLDLLGIILSAFFTALGGGIIRDLLTRREIFAFNNSLAGSIVLGVVITGIYLKIHQKNIENKTIFVLSDAIGLSSFSISGALAALEAGFNIFGVVFLSLITAVGGGMIRDILINEVPFILKEKFYGTVSILIGFILYFFHFGFIIPFIFIFGIVLRVFAYINNWHLPKI, encoded by the coding sequence ATGTTAGAAATTGCCGATATTATAGGGATTATAGCATTTTCTATAAGCGGATTTATAATAGGGGTTAAAAATAAATTGGATTTGCTTGGAATAATACTCAGTGCTTTTTTTACAGCTCTAGGAGGGGGAATTATCAGGGATTTGTTAACTCGCAGGGAGATATTTGCTTTTAATAACTCACTTGCCGGAAGTATTGTTTTAGGAGTGGTTATAACAGGAATATATTTAAAAATTCATCAAAAAAATATTGAAAATAAAACCATTTTTGTTTTAAGTGATGCAATAGGTCTTTCCTCTTTTTCCATATCAGGTGCATTGGCTGCGCTAGAAGCAGGGTTTAATATTTTTGGAGTGGTGTTTCTCTCTTTGATTACGGCGGTAGGTGGGGGTATGATTAGAGATATATTAATAAATGAAGTGCCTTTTATATTAAAAGAAAAATTTTACGGTACTGTAAGTATTTTAATCGGTTTTATTTTGTATTTTTTCCATTTTGGTTTTATTATCCCTTTTATTTTCATTTTCGGGATTGTTTTAAGGGTGTTTGCCTATATAAATAATTGGCATTTGCCTAAAATTTAA
- a CDS encoding host attachment protein: MKVGDLVIVAGLGEIKAYIANPRTPEAEAGLKPDEIKLDLIRAIDVVEAHKKLQDLITDTTGTTYKPGFLDRATSGEKHTLKQEIINEAVKDVAEDIDMLIEEHAQKKVFLSLPKIYAKDILEKIKNKDKIFRIVEKDLLKTDKNKLPEEFKPEILK; this comes from the coding sequence ATGAAAGTTGGTGATTTAGTAATAGTTGCAGGACTTGGAGAAATAAAAGCATACATTGCAAATCCTAGGACCCCGGAAGCGGAAGCGGGGCTAAAACCAGATGAAATAAAACTTGATTTAATAAGAGCAATTGATGTGGTTGAAGCTCACAAAAAACTTCAGGATTTAATTACAGATACAACAGGTACTACTTATAAACCTGGATTTTTAGACAGGGCAACAAGCGGTGAAAAACATACTTTAAAACAGGAAATTATCAATGAAGCTGTTAAAGACGTGGCTGAAGATATTGATATGTTGATAGAAGAACACGCTCAGAAAAAAGTATTTCTATCACTTCCAAAAATTTATGCCAAAGATATTTTGGAAAAAATTAAAAATAAAGACAAAATTTTTAGAATAGTGGAAAAAGATCTGTTAAAAACAGATAAAAATAAACTCCCTGAAGAGTTTAAACCAGAGATTTTAAAATAG
- the nusB gene encoding transcription antitermination factor NusB, with product MATITHAREAVVQTLYANEMGNDDAFNQFEEILKDKKVKGEKANFARKLLKGVTENLDKIDRVIKDHLIDWDFDRLDKVDKQILRLGVYEILFTDTPYQIVIDEAVKIAKNFSEDKSKSFINGILDKVAKEKETILKSLV from the coding sequence ATGGCAACAATAACTCACGCAAGAGAAGCGGTGGTTCAAACACTTTATGCAAATGAGATGGGAAATGATGATGCATTTAATCAGTTTGAAGAAATACTTAAAGACAAAAAAGTAAAAGGCGAAAAAGCTAATTTTGCTAGAAAACTTTTAAAAGGTGTTACTGAAAATTTAGATAAAATCGACAGGGTTATAAAAGACCATCTGATAGACTGGGATTTTGACAGATTGGATAAAGTTGACAAACAGATATTAAGGCTTGGAGTTTATGAAATACTATTTACCGACACTCCTTATCAGATTGTAATAGATGAAGCTGTAAAAATTGCTAAAAATTTTTCAGAAGATAAATCAAAAAGCTTTATTAACGGAATTCTTGACAAAGTAGCAAAAGAAAAAGAGACTATTTTAAAATCTCTGGTTTAA
- the ribE gene encoding 6,7-dimethyl-8-ribityllumazine synthase translates to MNIIEGNLQLNGNEKIAIIASRFNHLITDRLVEGAKDAFLRNGGVEENLSLILVPGAFEIPFALKRAIKTNKFDGIVCVGAVIRGATPHFDYVAAEATKGIANTTLQSDTPVTFGLLTTDTIEQAIERAGTKAGNKGFEAMLGLIEMINLYKKI, encoded by the coding sequence ATGAATATAATTGAAGGAAATTTACAACTAAACGGAAATGAAAAAATAGCGATAATTGCAAGCAGATTTAACCACCTGATAACAGACAGACTGGTAGAGGGTGCAAAAGATGCCTTTTTAAGAAACGGCGGAGTGGAAGAGAATTTAAGTTTAATTTTAGTCCCAGGTGCATTTGAAATTCCTTTTGCACTAAAACGTGCAATAAAAACAAATAAATTTGACGGTATTGTATGTGTCGGGGCTGTAATCAGGGGTGCCACACCACATTTTGATTATGTGGCGGCGGAAGCAACAAAAGGAATCGCAAACACAACACTTCAATCGGATACACCTGTAACTTTTGGACTCTTAACAACAGATACAATCGAACAGGCAATCGAAAGGGCCGGAACAAAAGCCGGAAACAAAGGTTTTGAGGCAATGCTGGGACTAATTGAGATGATTAATTTATACAAAAAAATATGA
- the kdsA gene encoding 3-deoxy-8-phosphooctulonate synthase produces the protein MILIAGPCVIESKEQIFKIAKYLKPYSEKYNFYFKASFDKANRTSLASFRGPGIDKGLEILNEVKEKFGYKLLTDVHETWQVKKAAEVVDVLQIPAFLCRQTDLLVEAAKTDKIVNIKKGQFMNPEDMKYSVLKVLETRGCREANYENSKKYGVWLTERGTTFGYGNLVVDMRSLVIMKNFAPVVFDATHSVQMPGGAGGKSSGKREYVAPLAKAAAAVGVDGFFFETHYNPDEALSDGPNMITPQELQNILKDIDCINKCKEN, from the coding sequence ATGATACTTATAGCGGGGCCTTGCGTAATTGAAAGCAAAGAACAAATATTTAAAATTGCAAAGTATTTAAAACCTTACAGTGAAAAGTACAATTTTTATTTCAAAGCAAGTTTTGACAAAGCAAACAGGACTTCACTTGCTTCTTTTAGGGGCCCGGGAATTGACAAAGGACTAGAAATATTAAACGAGGTAAAAGAAAAATTCGGATACAAACTGTTAACAGACGTGCATGAAACATGGCAGGTAAAAAAAGCCGCCGAGGTTGTAGATGTTTTACAAATCCCCGCATTTCTTTGCCGTCAGACAGATTTACTCGTTGAAGCTGCAAAAACAGATAAAATTGTTAATATTAAAAAGGGGCAGTTTATGAACCCGGAAGATATGAAATATTCTGTTTTAAAAGTTTTAGAAACCAGAGGTTGCAGAGAAGCTAATTATGAAAATTCAAAAAAATACGGTGTATGGCTGACTGAAAGAGGAACAACATTCGGATATGGAAACTTGGTGGTTGATATGAGAAGTTTGGTCATTATGAAAAATTTTGCACCGGTTGTTTTTGATGCAACCCACAGTGTTCAAATGCCAGGGGGCGCCGGTGGTAAAAGCAGCGGAAAAAGAGAATATGTTGCACCTTTAGCAAAAGCTGCCGCTGCAGTTGGGGTTGACGGATTTTTCTTTGAAACACATTATAACCCGGATGAGGCTTTGAGTGACGGGCCTAATATGATCACACCACAGGAACTTCAGAATATTTTAAAAGATATTGACTGCATAAATAAATGTAAGGAGAATTGA
- a CDS encoding EAL domain-containing protein, which yields MTKRVKRISLYIFLLPILMTLFTVFISYTSIYISLKNCFYKQQMQIQREFFKELKKKTKKRVEIAYSVLETLYNRKMNECKKYNVPADKCKKEFLNDIVDIFDNFRWPNKGYIFILDFYGNTLYHPDHSLMKINRWNLTRNGIKIFQLLVNEAKKHPNGTYVRYLGYNFHNKAVWKVSYVKVFKPLNALIGSGVYLNYLDKRLLELKKNQQKIFKTLNKKLYTAALIVLILTLIISFILSKIVQKLFLKYEKQIENEQLELKRKSITDNLTGLFNRNYLKYIFSLFRAKAKRENKKIAIIFIDLDYFKEINDTLGHKYGDILLKIIARRFKEVLREDDIIIRFGGDEFIVLLLFNKEEEILSVIDRLYKKIREKILLKHKEFNINLSIGISIYPDDSKDLDILIKNADMAMYEAKKKGKGRFEFFKHELSKKLEEKTELKNDLIESIKNENFDIYFQPKIGKNEDLYGAEVLVRWNHPQRGLLFPNIFLPIAYEKKLITDIDFIVLKKAIKQYKKWENNGLNPGKISCNITTIDLEDENFIDKIKKLLEENEFDAENLILEITEENVMKDPEKNIKFLEELRKLGLGISIDDFGTGYSSLSYLKKLPITELKIDRSFVKDIGKDKDDEEIVRVIILLGRVLNLTIVAEGVETEKQKEFLLLEGVDALQGYLYSPPIKADEFEEKFLRKQNGCQ from the coding sequence ATGACAAAAAGGGTGAAGAGAATTTCTTTATATATATTTTTATTACCTATATTAATGACTTTATTTACCGTCTTTATATCTTATACTTCAATTTATATATCTTTAAAAAATTGTTTTTACAAACAACAAATGCAGATTCAAAGGGAATTTTTTAAAGAATTAAAAAAGAAAACAAAAAAAAGGGTGGAAATAGCTTATTCTGTTTTAGAAACGCTTTATAATAGAAAAATGAATGAATGTAAAAAATACAATGTTCCGGCTGATAAATGCAAAAAAGAATTTTTAAACGATATTGTGGATATTTTCGATAACTTCAGATGGCCAAATAAGGGGTATATTTTTATTTTAGATTTTTACGGAAATACTCTTTACCATCCTGATCACTCTCTTATGAAAATAAACAGATGGAATTTGACCAGAAACGGAATAAAGATTTTTCAACTTTTAGTAAATGAAGCTAAAAAACACCCAAACGGGACTTATGTAAGATATTTGGGATATAATTTTCATAATAAAGCTGTATGGAAAGTTTCTTATGTGAAAGTTTTTAAACCTTTAAACGCCTTGATTGGAAGCGGAGTGTATTTAAATTATTTGGATAAAAGATTATTGGAATTAAAAAAGAATCAACAAAAAATTTTTAAAACATTAAATAAAAAGTTATATACTGCAGCATTAATAGTTTTAATTTTAACGTTAATTATTTCTTTTATTTTGTCAAAAATAGTTCAAAAACTGTTTTTGAAATATGAAAAACAAATAGAAAATGAACAATTGGAACTTAAAAGAAAAAGTATAACCGATAATTTAACAGGTCTGTTTAACAGAAATTATTTAAAATATATATTTAGTTTATTTAGAGCAAAAGCAAAAAGAGAAAATAAAAAAATAGCTATTATATTTATTGATTTGGATTATTTTAAAGAAATAAATGATACATTGGGTCATAAATACGGGGATATTTTATTAAAGATAATTGCGAGGAGATTTAAAGAGGTATTAAGAGAGGATGATATTATAATCAGATTCGGCGGTGACGAATTTATTGTATTGTTGCTGTTTAATAAAGAAGAAGAGATTTTAAGTGTTATTGACAGACTGTATAAAAAAATAAGAGAAAAAATTTTATTAAAACATAAGGAATTTAATATCAATTTAAGTATAGGTATTTCTATTTATCCGGATGACAGCAAGGATTTGGACATATTAATTAAAAATGCGGATATGGCAATGTATGAGGCCAAGAAGAAAGGAAAAGGAAGATTTGAATTTTTTAAACACGAACTTAGCAAAAAACTGGAGGAAAAAACTGAGTTGAAGAATGATTTAATTGAATCAATTAAAAATGAAAATTTTGATATTTATTTTCAGCCGAAAATCGGTAAAAATGAAGATTTATATGGTGCTGAAGTTTTAGTAAGATGGAATCATCCTCAAAGAGGGTTATTGTTTCCTAATATATTTTTACCGATTGCATATGAAAAAAAATTAATTACAGACATTGATTTTATTGTATTGAAAAAAGCCATTAAACAGTATAAAAAATGGGAAAATAACGGTTTAAATCCCGGAAAAATCAGCTGTAACATTACCACGATAGATTTGGAAGATGAAAATTTTATTGATAAAATAAAAAAATTGTTAGAAGAGAATGAATTTGATGCTGAAAATTTAATTTTAGAAATTACAGAAGAAAATGTTATGAAAGATCCTGAAAAAAATATTAAATTTTTAGAAGAACTCAGAAAATTGGGGTTGGGTATATCGATAGATGATTTTGGGACAGGTTATTCATCTTTGAGTTATTTAAAAAAACTTCCGATTACAGAACTTAAAATTGACAGGAGTTTTGTAAAAGACATTGGAAAAGATAAGGATGATGAAGAAATTGTAAGAGTCATAATTTTGCTTGGAAGGGTGCTCAATTTAACAATTGTTGCTGAAGGGGTTGAAACCGAAAAACAAAAAGAATTTTTGCTGCTAGAGGGTGTGGATGCTCTTCAAGGGTATTTATATTCTCCTCCAATTAAAGCGGATGAATTTGAAGAAAAATTTTTAAGGAAACAAAATGGTTGTCAGTAA
- the dapF gene encoding diaminopimelate epimerase produces the protein MVVSKYSASGNDFVIFHTFRKIDRSGVAKVLCNRFSGIGADGLIVLLPHEKYDFEWQFYNADGSEASMCGNGSRAAAHYAFVNNLADKKMKFLTGAGVIEAEVEDNTVESQLTPYKFLGKYEDFGKKFKIYDTGVPHIVILENINNFDKNLARNLREKYNANVNWAEVRDNKLYVRTYERGVEDETLACGTGMCASFLVAKDNNLIGESVKVYPKSGEELTVSLKNGTLYFKGKVKHCFSAVMDGKNERDFV, from the coding sequence ATGGTTGTCAGTAAATATTCAGCAAGTGGAAATGATTTTGTAATTTTTCATACTTTTAGAAAAATAGACAGGAGTGGTGTGGCAAAAGTTTTGTGTAACAGATTCAGCGGGATAGGGGCCGATGGGCTTATTGTACTTTTACCACATGAAAAATATGATTTTGAATGGCAGTTTTATAATGCTGATGGAAGCGAGGCAAGTATGTGTGGAAATGGAAGCAGGGCGGCTGCCCATTATGCGTTTGTAAATAATCTGGCAGATAAAAAAATGAAATTTTTAACCGGTGCTGGTGTAATAGAAGCCGAAGTTGAAGATAATACAGTAGAGAGTCAACTTACCCCTTATAAATTTTTGGGAAAATATGAAGATTTCGGAAAAAAATTTAAAATTTATGACACAGGTGTCCCACATATTGTAATTTTAGAAAATATTAATAATTTTGATAAAAATTTAGCAAGAAATCTCAGGGAGAAGTATAATGCCAATGTAAACTGGGCTGAAGTTAGGGATAACAAACTTTATGTTAGGACGTATGAAAGAGGTGTTGAAGATGAAACTTTGGCGTGTGGAACAGGTATGTGTGCGAGTTTTTTGGTTGCGAAAGATAACAATTTAATAGGAGAGAGTGTAAAAGTTTATCCAAAAAGCGGTGAAGAGCTTACAGTAAGTTTAAAAAATGGAACACTTTATTTTAAAGGAAAAGTAAAACACTGCTTTAGCGCAGTAATGGACGGGAAAAATGAAAGGGATTTTGTGTGA
- a CDS encoding TIGR01458 family HAD-type hydrolase, which produces MKGILCDIGGVLYEGDKLISGAVEAIDYLKGKYKIRFLSNSSRNTPENIYKKLKNFGFNIEENEIFTALLAIKKYLIDNNKKAYIIATDEAKEYLKNIKGEGAVVVADAYTNFSYEALNTAFRKIIKGAEFLATNKNRYFKENDELSLDAGAFVAALEYSTEKKAEIFGKPSCKFFTEAINDMNLNKKEVIMIGDDMESDIIGAKKCGIKTVLVKIGKFKESDLKKANPDFVVDSIAKIMKIL; this is translated from the coding sequence ATGAAAGGGATTTTGTGTGATATAGGAGGGGTTTTATATGAAGGCGATAAATTAATTTCAGGTGCAGTAGAAGCTATAGATTATTTAAAAGGCAAATATAAAATCAGGTTTTTATCTAATTCGTCAAGAAACACTCCTGAAAATATTTATAAAAAATTAAAAAATTTTGGGTTCAATATTGAAGAAAATGAGATTTTTACTGCTCTTTTAGCAATAAAAAAATATTTGATTGATAATAATAAAAAAGCATATATAATTGCTACAGATGAAGCAAAAGAATATTTAAAAAATATAAAAGGAGAGGGGGCTGTGGTTGTTGCAGATGCATATACAAATTTTTCTTATGAAGCATTAAATACAGCTTTTAGGAAAATAATAAAAGGAGCGGAATTTTTAGCCACAAATAAAAACAGGTATTTTAAAGAAAATGACGAATTATCCCTTGATGCTGGGGCTTTTGTTGCAGCTCTGGAATATTCAACTGAAAAAAAAGCCGAAATATTCGGAAAACCGAGTTGTAAATTTTTCACAGAAGCAATAAATGATATGAATCTTAATAAAAAAGAGGTAATTATGATAGGTGATGATATGGAAAGTGATATAATAGGTGCTAAAAAATGCGGAATTAAAACTGTCCTTGTAAAAATTGGAAAATTTAAAGAAAGTGATTTAAAAAAAGCAAATCCTGATTTTGTGGTTGATTCAATAGCCAAAATTATGAAAATTTTATAA
- a CDS encoding MarR family winged helix-turn-helix transcriptional regulator yields MNLDIESFISLKLSNTLNTMRKVFNKAILEYDISSEQYIVLKLINEKKLTPTKIADILNKDKAAITRFINALEHKKLIKKENFIDKRSYKIVITEKGKTVLKDIDNIVLKFRKKIEKNISKEKIECLFEVLAKIEKIMKD; encoded by the coding sequence ATGAATTTAGATATAGAAAGTTTTATTTCATTAAAGTTATCCAATACATTAAATACAATGAGAAAAGTTTTTAACAAAGCCATTTTGGAATATGATATATCAAGTGAGCAGTATATAGTTTTAAAGTTAATTAATGAAAAAAAATTAACTCCGACTAAAATAGCAGATATTTTAAATAAAGACAAAGCCGCTATTACAAGATTTATAAATGCTTTGGAACATAAAAAATTAATAAAAAAAGAAAATTTTATAGATAAACGTTCATATAAGATTGTAATTACGGAAAAAGGAAAAACTGTTTTAAAAGATATTGATAATATTGTTTTAAAATTTAGAAAAAAAATTGAAAAAAATATTTCTAAAGAAAAAATAGAGTGTTTATTTGAAGTTTTGGCTAAAATAGAAAAAATAATGAAGGATTAG
- a CDS encoding DUF3343 domain-containing protein — MAELKYLPDGIRLHLKEIYYKLTNENLYEYFYFHFDSIETGLKAEKILKKENIKSIPVPDNIFKDCGVAILTKEKDKIKNILKKHNINYEIYRYEENKPKKIEGNIEVKSCKIS, encoded by the coding sequence ATGGCTGAGCTTAAATATTTACCTGATGGGATAAGACTTCATTTAAAAGAAATTTATTATAAATTGACTAATGAAAATCTTTATGAATATTTTTATTTTCATTTTGATTCAATAGAAACAGGGTTAAAAGCAGAAAAAATTTTAAAAAAAGAAAATATAAAATCTATTCCTGTCCCTGATAATATTTTTAAAGATTGTGGAGTCGCTATTTTAACCAAAGAAAAAGATAAAATAAAAAATATTTTAAAAAAACATAATATTAATTATGAAATATACAGATACGAAGAAAATAAACCTAAAAAAATAGAGGGAAATATAGAAGTTAAAAGCTGTAAAATCAGTTAA